The following are encoded in a window of Pseudomonas multiresinivorans genomic DNA:
- the mqo gene encoding malate dehydrogenase (quinone): protein MIKKVSGALLGLALAVNCAPAFAETKKVDVLLIGGGIMSTTLGVWLNELEPGWSMEMVERLDGVAQESSNGWNNAGTGHSALAELNYTPEDKDGNVTIAKAVEINESFQISRQFWAWQVQSGVLKNPRSFINSTPHMSFVWGDDNIAFLKKRYEALQASPLFRGMQYSEDPAQIAKWVPLMMQGRDPSQKIAATWTPIGTDVNFGEVTRQFAGYLQTRPNFSLKLSSEVENITRNDDGTWRVEYKNLKDGSVTETDAKFVFIGAGGGALRLLQKSGIEEAKDYAGFPVGGSFLVTENPTIAQQHLAKAYGKASVGAPPMSVPHLDTRVLDGKRVILFGPFATFSTKFLKEGSYLDLLGSTNVHNVWPMTRVGIDEYPLVEYLAGQLMLSDDDRLAALREYFPEAKAEDWRLWQAGQRVQIIKRDEEKGGVLKLGTEIVASADGSIAGLLGASPGASTAAPIMLNVLEKVFKDKLATPEWQAKVHQIVPSYGTKLNDSPEKTFAEWSYTAKVLQLDPPPAIDQAPAAQPTAVAPAAEKASSDMAL, encoded by the coding sequence ATGATCAAGAAAGTTAGCGGGGCGCTGCTGGGCCTCGCCCTGGCAGTGAATTGCGCGCCCGCCTTCGCGGAAACCAAGAAAGTCGACGTGCTGCTGATCGGCGGCGGCATCATGAGCACCACCCTGGGCGTCTGGCTCAATGAGCTGGAACCGGGTTGGTCGATGGAAATGGTCGAACGCCTCGACGGCGTTGCCCAGGAAAGCTCCAACGGCTGGAACAACGCCGGCACCGGCCATTCGGCCCTGGCCGAGCTGAACTACACGCCGGAAGACAAGGACGGCAACGTCACCATCGCCAAGGCGGTGGAGATCAACGAGTCGTTCCAGATCTCCCGTCAGTTCTGGGCCTGGCAGGTGCAGAGCGGCGTGCTGAAGAACCCGCGCTCGTTCATCAACTCCACCCCGCACATGAGCTTCGTCTGGGGTGATGACAACATCGCCTTCCTCAAGAAGCGCTACGAGGCGCTGCAGGCCAGCCCGCTGTTCCGCGGCATGCAGTACTCGGAAGACCCGGCGCAGATCGCCAAGTGGGTGCCGCTGATGATGCAGGGCCGCGATCCTTCGCAGAAGATCGCCGCCACCTGGACGCCCATCGGCACCGATGTGAACTTCGGCGAGGTCACCCGCCAGTTCGCCGGCTACCTGCAGACCAGGCCGAACTTCAGCCTGAAGCTCTCCAGCGAAGTCGAGAACATCACCCGTAACGACGATGGCACCTGGCGCGTCGAGTACAAGAACCTCAAGGACGGCAGCGTTACCGAGACCGACGCCAAGTTCGTCTTCATCGGTGCTGGCGGCGGCGCGCTGCGCCTGTTGCAGAAGTCCGGTATCGAGGAAGCCAAGGACTACGCCGGCTTCCCGGTGGGTGGTTCGTTCCTGGTCACCGAGAACCCGACCATCGCCCAGCAGCACCTGGCCAAGGCCTACGGCAAGGCGTCGGTTGGCGCACCTCCGATGTCCGTGCCGCACCTGGACACCCGTGTGCTCGACGGCAAGCGCGTGATCCTGTTCGGGCCGTTCGCCACTTTCTCCACCAAGTTCCTCAAGGAAGGCTCCTACCTCGACCTGCTGGGCAGCACCAACGTGCATAACGTCTGGCCGATGACCCGCGTGGGCATCGACGAGTACCCGCTGGTGGAATACCTCGCCGGCCAGCTGATGCTCTCCGATGACGACCGTCTCGCCGCGCTGCGCGAATACTTCCCGGAAGCCAAGGCCGAGGACTGGCGCCTGTGGCAGGCCGGCCAGCGCGTGCAGATCATCAAGCGTGACGAAGAGAAGGGCGGTGTGCTGAAACTGGGCACCGAGATCGTCGCTTCCGCCGACGGCAGCATTGCCGGCCTGCTGGGCGCATCGCCGGGCGCTTCCACTGCCGCGCCGATCATGCTCAACGTGCTGGAGAAGGTGTTCAAGGACAAGCTCGCCACGCCCGAGTGGCAGGCCAAGGTCCACCAGATCGTCCCGAGCTATGGCACCAAGCTCAACGACAGCCCGGAGAAGACCTTCGCCGAGTGGAGCTACACCGCCAAGGTCTTGCAACTGGACCCGCCGCCAGCCATCGACCAGGCACCGGCCGCGCAGCCGACCGCCGTCGCCCCGGCTGCGGAAAAAGCTTCCAGCGACATGGCGCTTTAA